A region of the Gymnogyps californianus isolate 813 chromosome 20, ASM1813914v2, whole genome shotgun sequence genome:
TAAATACCTCTGGAAACAGATCATTTGTATTCAAaataggttttgtttgtttgttttaaagcactttAGGTAATCACTACTAGAAAGCTATGTAACAGACAGCAGTTTTTAAAGAGGGACCAAAACACTCAATAgccaaaatgaagaaaagcctAAGAAACCCTAATTTGTAGCTGTATCAGATACCTGTAACTAAATGTGTTAGTAACATTAGGTACTTAAAACTGTAACGAAACTCATGCAACAAATATTTAGGACACATTGAGCAACTTTGACAATCAGATGAAAAAATGGCCAGTTACTTATTTCAGTGGCAGAAATGGaccaaaatataaaaagacagTAGTTTTTAATACAATGAAAAGTCACTAGAAGAATAAATTGCTGTTTCATCAATTCCCTTAAGCAATATGACCACACCTGGGAAGGTATGCTAGACTACCTGAAAATTAATAAGAATTAGGAAGAGGGATTTTAAACAATAATATCACTTCCAAGTTAGCTTCAACTGGGAAAGAGGATACAGAACCCGTAAGAGGAAGGTGATACGGAACAAATAGAAATAGACCTTGAATGCTACTCTATGGGAAGCTAcattagaaagaaatacaaCTGGCTTACTTGTTTACCGTCTTTGTTAGAAGAAATTTCATCATCTTCTACCCAAGCATAAGTAACATAGTCATTCACATGCCTGAAAGCCACCtgcaaagaaagatgcaaaCCATCAGCcttctgaaggaaacaaaacacatacTACATGGAAAACTCAAAGTTGTGAGAGAGATGTTTACTACTTCACTGAAGTAATTAAAACACTTCACTTTTAGGATCAAAAACTTTTGGAGGCATTCACAAATCTTTTGTTTCTGAGAGGGTGCGAGTGCTCTGTTCTCTCACCCTTCCACtgactttctttcatttttgttctttctttgctgtataAATCTTTTGAACTGCAGGCACTAGGGGAGGACAATTCCTTTTCACAGCTTCTGCAtcattttacttaaataaatCACCACATTATCTTAGCAGAGAATTTAAAGGGTGCGAAAGAGCTTGCACGCTATGCAACTAAACTGTCAGCGTACAGAAACTAACTGCAATCAAGGATACATGACTATTTCAGAGAGGTTTGCACCAGCAGGAATCATAATGTCCTATGACAGAAGACTATCAGCTACCTCCTCCAGTTATATTCACCATCTTCATTAGAGTAAAGAGCCATGATGTGGTAACATCACCTTGAAGAGTCCAATCCAGTCCCAAGCACTGCTTGGGAATTCAGGCACTGCAGAATAGCTGATTAGAACATCATGTTCCGCACTCCACTCGCCCTCAGGATTCAGCGTGACCAAAGGATCTGATAGAAGAGGCTTCAACTAgacaaaagaacagaatttaaagTCAGTCAACTCCGTCATTCTTTCAGTTATTCTTTTCAAGTTATTCTCTGCCACGCCTGCTGTGGGACTCTTAACTGAATGGAAATAATCTGAAAGCAATTTGCTGCCTTCACCACAATCAGAATGAAACAAAGATTACGACTTACAAAGTTTAGAAAACCAGCTTCTGTAAGGCAACACTTAgtaaaacaaactttttcttAACAACTGGGACAGCACCTCAAGCCCAAAAGTTCCTGTAACAGGTTTGTGATCGCTGATGCCATAGCTCATGTGACTGATATAGTTACTCAAAGTAACAGAAATTGTCTGTTCTTCTTCAGAGAATTCGCCTGCTTTTGATGCATGCTGGCAGAGATTTTTCACTCTCCAAAGAATTCTATCGGTCCACgctggctttcttttcttctcactgcAAAAGTGTAAGATAAAAgtgaaatgagaataaaaacagTTGCCAAAAGCTAAGAATACCATGCAAGATCTACTCAAAGTTGAAAGACTGTCAGATACATATTAATAAAAGAAGGCAATCACATCCAAGCTTCATTTTACAGCTCTGTTCAATATGCTTTACAACCAAGGTTTCCTTAATTTGAACTCAACTCCATTTACCACAGATAAGTTTCATAGGTTTCTGAAAGAGGAGTAAAATGAAGGGGAGAAGGGCATTTCAATGGGTTAGTCGGCTTCATACAGGAAATGATACTTTCTCCTAAAACACTCCATAAAAACATGCAAGAACATTGAGATAATACAGCAACTGCCCCAAGCTTCAAATGTATAGTTATTCTGAGAAAAGGGGCATAAACTTAAGGAAGAGGTAGGAAGAGTCTGAATGATGTTTGAAATTAACAACAAAAACGAGACAAACTTAGGTAGCTTATACTAATTACGGGTGACACAGCAATGCTTTATTTAAAGTTCCTCTAAATTGTACTAGTCTGCATTTCAAGTTTGTAAGCTATTGCTGTATCGCTGTCTCATAacaaaaggctttaaaaattcCATAATCAAGAAAGTTGTGCCTGCAACCTGCAACTGTGCTATACATCAAACTGTAATCATAATTCAGAGTTTCCTTTTATACCAGATCAATAACAACAGAAGACAAGAGCCTTTCGTGGTTCTCTCTGTAGTGGGAGGAAGACTTAACAGCAACTCTCTGTATGGATGTATCACTTCAAattgaaatggagaaaagatCATACCCTATGGAAGAGGAATTAGAATGGACTGGATTGAATTATAGAAGTTAATGAGCAGGATGTGTAAGGAAAACTGTCAGTTTAATAACTTTGAACATCAAAATCATCATAAACTGGAAATGCCATTTAGTTCAATATTCAACATACTTTTGTTTCACCCCTTCCCATATACAAGTCTGACTCACCTTTAATAAGgtggaaagattttaaattactaAGGGGCCATATCCCACTTACTCCAGTAATTATATAAACCGACAGAAATCTTTATGAGCTGCCATatgtctgctctgctgtgcaagaaaataccaaaaaacAGCTTAAGTTAATACACTCACTATTTTAGAGAAAACGGCATTTAGATGggaaacaaaacctcaaaatcCACGTTGAAAAATTATCAAAGATAACAAAATATTGTGTGCTTCATATAAAGCACACTTTTCAAGGGTGCTTGCCTTGAGGTCTACTGATCACCCGCCATCCGACCAAAATATCTCTGCTAGCTTTAACAACAGCAGAATGCACACAGTATGCGTAAGCatactttttgttctttaaatgagCCAATACAGACTACTAGGCTATGAATCATTCTTAGAATGTCTAGGTTTGGATTACTATAAGTATTTTTTGTTAACTGGATTTACTGCTGGTCCCATTATATCTCTTCACACTCAATTAGGGAGCAAAATGTCTTTGGATCCAAATAAAGAAACTTCCAACATTAAGTGCAACAGCAGAGTAGATAACACTACAGCTTTCAGACAGCTTCAGAAAATCCCTGAAGAAAATCAGCTGTCAtctgattttcaaatatttcacaaaaatcaaatcaaaagcTCCAGAAGGAGCATTGTTTtgattctgaaatatttacaaatctATGAAATCCAGAAAGTTCTCTTCTTACTTAAACCAAAACAGGGACTTCTGCTCTctggaagtaaagaaaaagatcagtACAAACCCCCTGTTTGGACAGGAACTTATCCTTCTGTTGAAACATAAGACTAATACTGAACAACAAATTTTAGTGTCAGAGAAAACCTTTGGAAACTTAAGCTATTCCATTTTCAATTTACAATAATTTGTAAAgacacatttacatttattttcaaataccaCCAGTATCAAATGAAATGCttaaacagagaaggaaaacaaaaatggcaGACAATTACTCTTTTACTTTTGCTCATTTCTGACAACCAGTGGGCACTTCTagtattaaagaacaaaaaaaaagtggcttaAACAAGCGCTGGTTTATTCTGTTAATCtagtctttcaaaaaagaaagctggGTTGTTTCACTACTTCCCTCGTGCAATCAGCAGACTCAGGCTTCTTCAGTcagaaatattcatttattcagATTTGACCACTGAATGAGCCTAATAGAATAGCTCAATAGCCCCAGTTAACCAATACATTTAGGAAATTCAGGTTTGCTTACTAAAGTGATATTTAGTCAACCACCACATTCACTCTAATATTCCATGTCTAAACTCATCTTATTATGCTTTTACCTTGTATCATACACATCCGAGTAAAGGTCAAACTTGTAGGTGGGTTTAAACTGCAGAGGACCTTCTATGAATTCctgaagaaatgcttccttcttttttgccatatttaactgcagaaataaaaagtaacttttaaagattatgtttaaaaatcagagcTTAAAGGGCAATTGGGAAAGGAGATGAGAAAGCATCTTCCAAGAAGAATTCAACATCTCAGTCAGTACAGCATATTTGGAAAGGCAAATTCAGAAGTGCCTCTCTGTTACTGCCAGAACTCTTGACACAATCTGTTTAAAAGTTTTGTAGCAGTTCTACTCAAAACAAATTCCAGAATAagcttctctttaaaataattcttgggagaagaaaaaaggaggagaaattaaGGTGAGGAACAATTCATAAGCCATGAAGTTCAAAGAAAGCTTCAGTCAAACACGAGCATTGTAAATGAGTAAGAAactaaacaaaagcagaaaaagtttGCAATTAATTGGAGCTTATGACTGAGAAGTGAGAGAGTGAACAGCTAGATCTGTTCCACCTCATGACTACTCTGAATTTGTGTTCTTTAACAGAAATTAGAAACTCAAGAGGAAATGTTAACTACTGTGTTGTGTTTGTATgcattaaaaccaaaccaaaccaactaACCCCCCAAACAGATTAAGACGACATACCTGGTCCTTTTCCCACAGGAGATTGTAACGCTTGTTATTTATTGATTCTCGGACAAAATGTATGCCGTAATCTGCTATCCGGAAGTTTAGATCTCCAAACCAGAagagaacactttaaaaaaaaaaaagggggggggggggggcaaaaaaccAAGGAAGATTTATAGGAATCCATTAACACAAGGGAAGAATTCAATAGAATATAAGCCATTATGCTCATTAGGTGCTCTAATCACTTACATTACTTAATCTAAACAGCTTAAACACAAACATTAAGTAGTTATAGATAAGCTTACACAGGGATAACCTGTTGCTAcacaaaaaatgtaaaggaattGAAACAGTAAATTAAGTCCCTTGCATTCTTGCCGCTTGCTCATTACTGCCTGGGTATTAACTTCTCCTGAGCCTCCTAATGAGTTACATCTCTAAGAGAGACAGATTTAGAATTAAATTTTAACAGTAGgtaaaataattcacaaaattCATGACCTATACACCAGCCGGTTATGCTAATCCACTAACTCGGAGCTCTGGTTTAGTGCCTTGGGAAAGCATGGATACATAGTGGGTGTTCTATAGttattagaaaagaaagttgTTATTATTACAAAGCACTGGAGTGTATTATCAGCAATGTTTTAAACAAcaggaaagctgttttttcaagtaaattaaCTTCTCTTTGAAAATCCTTACTTTCAATGTTTTGTTCAGGGGTGGGTACCCCAAACTTGATCTTATGgaaacaaaacttttattttcatgccatttgtaatttcttcttAGAAGACGACAGTAGGTGATTTGGTACATGCCCATGCACATaatcaagaaaatgaaacacattaaATTGAAATATCAAACCCTTATATTAAGGTAGGAAAAGTAGTAATTTTGAAACTTATGTGTCATACATTTTTACCTAATTTTAATGAACTCATTAACAATTAAAGTGATACTACATATCTATTCCGGATTTATCTGTCCTGGCAGTTTTATGggtatataaaaaaaaccaaaaccaacccaaactaaaatgtttttctcaacCCTGTTTTAAATGGTTCTATTACCATCTTTAGACTCCAGCGCATGAAAACAATGGAACATACAAATAATTCCTGCAGAATTAAGGAACAAGAGTTCAGTTAGTGGCCCGAatcaggtttgttttgtttttgggtttttttgtgagaCACCTGAGGGAAGTGTAATTCATATAGCTACAGAAATCATCAATCAAGGTTTTAAAGGCTGAGAAGCCCTCAGCCAGATACTAAAATTtcaacaggaataaaaatggcCCAAAACATAACACAAATCTCCtcaaaaaatgaagataaacaTTTAATAGCGATCGAAAGGATTTTTGGTATAAACAGGCTTTAGCTTCTAAAGCTCTCCAGCACATGACATGTGCAATACACGTGCTAACAAATTTAATCTAATTCAAGACTGGAAGAGAATAGTCTTGCAAAATAGACCTCCATCTTTCAGGTTATCTTTTCCTCCCAGGATTCAGGGTCAAGGctgaaaagacatttaaaataaaaatgatggatGAAAACTCCAAAACTCTTCAGTGCATGAGTTTACCATGTAACAGATAGAACCAGTACAGACAGAACAGGGTCTGAACAACTCACTCATGATCCAAGGTACTTGGAATATTCTCTCCTTCAAACTGCATTTCCAGAATTTTCTCGAAGTCATCCAGTCGCTGCTCTGTATTCTCCATGTGAGCTGGCAAGTGGCAGTTCATGAAACAAACTGTATGACCATAGAGCGACATGCGGACAGTGACTCCTCCTTTGTTCCCCTGGTATGGAAGATGAACAGCGTTCTCTGAAACTATAGTCAACACCTGCTAATGTAACTATTAACACCACCtgtaaatttttaaatcttgctatttagatttaaataaatacaatttcttcCTACATAAGTTGTGGTATATCAGCTAATAAACTGGTAAAATTAAGGTCTGTGCTGCGCACTTGCATACAAGGTTCAAACAAGTGAGTCCCACTGCTTGtcagtttattcatttttaagtaaacCATATATCCTCTCTCCCACCATGAAACCACTTAGAGGCACACACCACCATAAGCATAAGTAACCACGGCAACCAAGTCTCAGAGGCTTC
Encoded here:
- the INPP5K gene encoding inositol polyphosphate 5-phosphatase K isoform X1, yielding MEPAGAARRGAVRELRLHLVTWNVGTASPPPDVTSLLQLNSLGPTMDMYVIGLQEVNSRITNFLSDLAFDDPWSIFFMTVLSPLGYIKLSSVRMQGLLLLIFVKHVHLPFIRDIHTHYTRTGLYGYWGNKGGVTVRMSLYGHTVCFMNCHLPAHMENTEQRLDDFEKILEMQFEGENIPSTLDHDVLFWFGDLNFRIADYGIHFVRESINNKRYNLLWEKDQLNMAKKKEAFLQEFIEGPLQFKPTYKFDLYSDVYDTREQKSLFWFNEKKRKPAWTDRILWRVKNLCQHASKAGEFSEEEQTISVTLSNYISHMSYGISDHKPVTGTFGLELKPLLSDPLVTLNPEGEWSAEHDVLISYSAVPEFPSSAWDWIGLFKVAFRHVNDYVTYAWVEDDEISSNKDGKQVYMSAAEIPDMGGEFLLCYYSNNLQSIVGISQPFQIQPNRTLIEKDLTQEENSWMQKRDDLESHDEF
- the INPP5K gene encoding inositol polyphosphate 5-phosphatase K isoform X2; protein product: MEPAGAARRGAVRELRLHLVTWNVGTASPPPDVTSLLQLNSLGPTMDMYVIGLQEVNSRITNFLSDLAFDDPWSIFFMTVLSPLGYIKLSSVRMQGLLLLIFVKHVHLPFIRDIHTHYTRTGLYGYWGNKGGVTVRMSLYGHTVCFMNCHLPAHMENTEQRLDDFEKILEMQFEGENIPSTLDHDVLFWFGDLNFRIADYGIHFVRESINNKRYNLLWEKDQLNMAKKKEAFLQEFIEGPLQFKPTYKFDLYSDVYDTSEKKRKPAWTDRILWRVKNLCQHASKAGEFSEEEQTISVTLSNYISHMSYGISDHKPVTGTFGLELKPLLSDPLVTLNPEGEWSAEHDVLISYSAVPEFPSSAWDWIGLFKVAFRHVNDYVTYAWVEDDEISSNKDGKQVYMSAAEIPDMGGEFLLCYYSNNLQSIVGISQPFQIQPNRTLIEKDLTQEENSWMQKRDDLESHDEF